One Vigna unguiculata cultivar IT97K-499-35 chromosome 11, ASM411807v1, whole genome shotgun sequence DNA window includes the following coding sequences:
- the LOC114168826 gene encoding beta-conglycinin beta subunit 1-like, which produces MTRARVPLLLLFGILFLASLSVSFGIVHQEHQQSQEESEDNPFYFNSDKWFHTLYRNQYGHLRVLQRFDQRSEQIQNLENYRLVEFKSKPNTLLLPHHADADLLLFVLNGGPVITLVNPDGRESYILEQGDAQKIPAGTIFFLINPDDNEDLRIIKLAIPVNNPHIFQDFFLSSTEAQQSYLQGFSKNVLEASFDTEFKEINRVLFGDEEQQGEESQQEGVIVELKREQIRELIKHAKSSSRKALSSQNEPFNLINRKPIYANKFGRLFEITPENNRQLKDLDVFISYVDMKQGSLLIPHYNSRARVIAVVTKGDGKLELVGQREHQEQEERWEVQRYRAELSEDDVFIIPTAYPVAINATSNLNFFAFGINAENNQRNFLAGDKDNVISEIPTEVLDVTFPASGEKVVKLIKKQSESYFVDAQPEQ; this is translated from the exons ATGACGAGAGCAAGGGTTCCACTGCTACTGTTGTTCGGAATTCTTTTCCTAGCTTCACTTTCTGTCTCCTTCGGCATTGTTCACCAGGAGCACCAACAGAGCCAAGAAGAGTCAGAAGACAACCCCTTCTACTTCAACTCCGACAAGTGGTTCCACACTCTATACAGAAACCAATATGGTCACCTTCGTGTGCTCCAGAGGTTCGACCAACGCTCCGAACAAATTCAGAATCTTGAAAACTACCGTCTTGTAGAGTTCAAGTCCAAACCCAACACCCTCCTTCTTCCTCACCACGCTGATGCCGATTTGCTCCTATTTGTCCTTAACG GTGGACCCGTAATCACATTGGTGAACCCTGATGGCAGAGAATCCTACATTCTTGAGCAAGGCGATGCCCAGAAAATCCCTGCAGGAACCATTTTCTTTTTGATTAACCCTGACGACAACGAGGATCTCAGAATAATCAAACTCGCCATACCCGTTAACAACCCTCACATATTTCAA GACTTTTTCTTATCTAGCACAGAAGCCCAACAGTCCTACTTGCAAGGGTTCAGCAAGAATGTTCTAGAGGCCTCCTTCGAT ACTGAGTTCAAGGAGATAAACAGGGTTCTGTTTGGAGACGAGGAACAGCAAGGTGAGGAGAGTCAGCAAGAGGGAGTGATTGTTGAACTTAAAAGGGAACAGATTCGTGAATTGATCAAACATGCCAAATCTAGTTCAAGGAAAGCCCTTTCCTCCCAAAATGAACCATTCAACCTCATAAACCGCAAACCCATCTACGCCAACAAATTTGGAAGGTTGTTTGAGATCACACCGGAGAACAACCGCCAACTTAAGGACTTGGACGTGTTCATCAGTTATGTGGATATGAAACAG GGAAGCCTTCTTATACCACACTACAATTCTAGAGCCAGGGTGATAGCGGTGGTTACTAAAGGAGACGGAAAGCTTGAACTTGTTGGCCAAAGAGAACACCAAGAACAAGAGGAAAGGTGGGAAGTGCAGAGGTATAGAGCTGAGTTGTCTGAAGATGATGTATTTATAATTCCAACAGCTTATCCGGTTGCCATCAACGCTACCTCCAATCTGAATTTCTTTGCTTTCGGTATCAATGCTGAGAACAACCAGAGAAACTTCCTTGCAG GTGACAAAGACAATGTGATAAGCGAGATACCAACAGAGGTGTTGGATGTTACGTTCCCTGCGTCTGGTGAGAAGGTTGTGAAGCTGATAAAGAAGCAGAGCGAATCCTATTTTGTGGATGCACAGCCTGAGCAATAA